The following coding sequences lie in one Atribacterota bacterium genomic window:
- a CDS encoding barstar family protein has product MIEIRLNGYRMTDKVTTHEYLKEKLSLPEYYGNNLDALWDCLSTDFSQKKINIYYSDKIIENLGSYGKLIIKLFREISRENGSIEVNIY; this is encoded by the coding sequence ATGATAGAAATACGGCTAAACGGATATAGAATGACAGACAAAGTTACAACTCATGAGTATTTAAAAGAGAAGCTGTCACTGCCCGAATATTATGGTAATAATTTAGATGCGCTGTGGGATTGTCTATCAACAGACTTTTCTCAAAAAAAAATCAATATTTATTATTCAGACAAGATAATAGAAAACCTGGGTTCTTATGGAAAATTGATTATCAAACTCTTCCGGGAAATCTCCCGGGAAAATGGCTCAATAGAAGTTAATATCTATTAA
- a CDS encoding ribonuclease domain-containing protein: MYSITKWKKLLTILLVFIVFAVLVGCQSAKKEEPANLSNTAISEDGKTPNTNSESGKIKIEEGLSYSTKEEVADYIYKFKELPQNFITKSDARDLGWDNSKGNLWDVTDKKSIGGDRFYNREGLLPEAEGRRYYECDINYHGGYRGAERIVYSNDGLIFYTDDHYSTFERLY, from the coding sequence ATGTATTCAATTACAAAATGGAAAAAATTGCTGACAATCCTATTGGTATTTATTGTTTTTGCAGTCCTGGTAGGATGTCAATCAGCTAAAAAGGAAGAACCGGCAAATTTATCTAATACAGCTATTTCTGAAGATGGAAAAACCCCAAACACAAATTCTGAGTCTGGTAAAATAAAAATAGAAGAGGGATTGAGTTATTCCACAAAAGAAGAAGTGGCTGACTATATTTATAAATTTAAAGAACTCCCGCAAAATTTCATTACAAAAAGTGATGCCCGGGACTTAGGCTGGGATAATTCCAAAGGGAACCTCTGGGATGTTACTGACAAAAAATCAATTGGTGGTGATAGATTTTACAACAGGGAAGGGCTTTTGCCGGAAGCAGAAGGTCGTCGATATTACGAGTGTGATATCAATTATCACGGAGGATACCGGGGAGCCGAACGTATTGTGTATTCCAATGATGGACTCATTTTTTATACAGATGACCACTATAGTACTTTTGAGAGATTATATTAG
- a CDS encoding YbaN family protein, giving the protein MRSINIRKTSNKIVRGTLIALGTVFVGFGVVGIFLPILPTTPFFLLAAASYARSSERFYYWILHNRWFGNYIKNYREGKGISLTVKLWTIFALWFTILLSVFIVDDYYVKVLLLFIAAAVTLHIVTIKTFKS; this is encoded by the coding sequence TTGAGGAGTATTAATATTAGAAAAACATCTAACAAGATTGTAAGAGGGACATTAATTGCACTGGGAACAGTTTTTGTTGGTTTTGGTGTAGTTGGCATCTTTTTACCCATTTTACCTACCACTCCCTTCTTTTTATTGGCTGCTGCTTCTTATGCAAGAAGTTCAGAGAGATTTTATTACTGGATTCTGCATAATAGATGGTTTGGTAATTATATTAAAAATTACCGGGAAGGAAAAGGTATTTCTCTCACAGTAAAATTATGGACTATTTTTGCGTTATGGTTTACCATATTATTATCTGTTTTTATAGTTGATGATTATTATGTGAAAGTGTTATTGTTGTTTATTGCAGCGGCTGTCACTCTGCATATCGTCACAATTAAAACTTTTAAATCGTAG